In Granulicella tundricola MP5ACTX9, a single genomic region encodes these proteins:
- a CDS encoding FMN-dependent NADH-azoreductase, with protein MAILLNIQSSPRGADSLSRILSQEFVSEWKQNHGDGTVVLRDLAETQLPFISAPWIGGIFLPAEQRSTAQQDAIKVSDELIAELFAADHILIGTPMYNFTVPANLKAWIDMVVRPKVTHSGPPERRGLVTGKRCTIIIASGGVYDEGLPAAASDYESGYLKRILGFIGITEVEVVMAGGTAAAAFGATTMEELAGQFRPAVLAAAQ; from the coding sequence ATGGCAATCCTTCTCAATATCCAATCGAGCCCGCGCGGAGCGGATTCGCTGTCTCGCATCCTCAGCCAAGAGTTTGTGTCTGAGTGGAAGCAAAACCACGGCGATGGGACGGTCGTTCTGCGTGATCTTGCGGAGACCCAGCTTCCCTTTATCAGTGCGCCTTGGATTGGCGGTATTTTTCTTCCGGCAGAACAGCGATCGACGGCGCAGCAGGATGCGATCAAGGTCTCGGACGAGTTGATTGCGGAGTTGTTTGCGGCGGATCACATCCTGATCGGGACGCCGATGTATAACTTCACCGTTCCTGCGAATCTGAAGGCGTGGATTGACATGGTCGTGCGTCCGAAGGTCACGCACTCGGGACCGCCGGAGCGGAGAGGGCTTGTCACGGGGAAGCGCTGCACGATCATCATCGCCTCGGGCGGCGTCTACGATGAAGGCCTTCCGGCGGCGGCTTCCGACTACGAGTCCGGCTATCTCAAGCGCATTCTCGGGTTCATTGGGATCACGGAGGTTGAGGTTGTGATGGCGGGTGGAACGGCCGCGGCAGCCTTTGGAGCGACGACCATGGAGGAGCTTGCGGGCCAGTTTCGACCGGCTGTGCTTGCGGCAGCTCAGTAG
- a CDS encoding DNA-3-methyladenine glycosylase I, with protein MSNVMKRCGWAESDELMRGYHDEEWGVPQYDSRALWEMLMLEGFQAGLSWAIILKKREGFRKAFKKFDPKKVAKFGEADVERLMGDEGIVRARAKILATIGGAKIFLEMEKSGEDFSEFVWGIVGGTPIEGTGVVMAKTELSERMSKELKEKGFKFVGPVIVYAWMQAVGMVNDHATGCFRRTEMGNG; from the coding sequence ATGAGCAATGTGATGAAGCGGTGTGGGTGGGCTGAGAGCGATGAGCTGATGCGGGGGTATCACGATGAGGAGTGGGGGGTGCCTCAGTATGACAGCCGGGCGCTTTGGGAGATGCTGATGCTCGAAGGGTTTCAGGCGGGGCTTTCATGGGCGATCATTCTGAAGAAGCGGGAGGGGTTCCGGAAGGCGTTCAAGAAGTTCGATCCGAAGAAGGTGGCGAAGTTTGGCGAGGCGGATGTGGAGCGCTTGATGGGGGATGAGGGGATCGTGCGGGCTCGGGCGAAGATTCTGGCGACGATCGGTGGGGCGAAGATCTTTTTGGAGATGGAGAAGAGCGGGGAGGATTTCTCGGAGTTTGTGTGGGGGATTGTGGGTGGGACGCCGATTGAGGGGACGGGCGTGGTGATGGCGAAGACGGAGCTGTCGGAGCGGATGTCCAAGGAGCTGAAGGAGAAGGGCTTCAAGTTTGTGGGGCCGGTGATTGTGTATGCGTGGATGCAGGCGGTGGGGATGGTAAACGATCATGCGACGGGGTGCTTTCGTCGGACCGAAATGGGAAATGGCTGA
- a CDS encoding MarR family winged helix-turn-helix transcriptional regulator — protein sequence MNKLLPNVARGLLTAARAHTTAVVARLAQRGYVDFPFASANVLWLLDEGGTRSTTLAQRAGVTKQAMSQQLKQMEREGYLEQVPDLTDTRAKVVRMTPRGESVKAACAEVRDELNQTVAKLVGKSKAREMEAHLDAATQAFADIAAESL from the coding sequence ATGAACAAACTTTTGCCCAATGTCGCCAGAGGCCTCCTGACAGCCGCGCGTGCCCACACCACAGCCGTCGTGGCCAGGCTTGCCCAGCGTGGATACGTCGACTTCCCGTTTGCCTCCGCCAATGTTCTGTGGCTGCTTGACGAAGGCGGCACGCGCTCAACCACGCTCGCCCAGCGTGCGGGCGTGACCAAGCAGGCCATGAGCCAGCAATTGAAGCAGATGGAGCGTGAGGGGTATCTGGAGCAGGTGCCGGATCTCACCGACACTCGCGCTAAGGTCGTCAGAATGACGCCACGCGGTGAGTCGGTGAAGGCCGCCTGCGCAGAGGTGAGAGATGAACTCAATCAGACCGTTGCAAAGCTCGTAGGCAAGAGCAAAGCCCGCGAAATGGAGGCCCACCTCGACGCGGCCACCCAGGCCTTCGCCGATATCGCCGCCGAGTCGTTATGA
- a CDS encoding response regulator transcription factor, with product MQAAMVEHSGLLAQFLPMMNQDFNFAPRATEETASAAYRVLIMESSASLAKLLATGLTAESLAVDVTHDVASAARLLESRAYNLMIMDMDPPDADGVNLLQTIRTTRPDLRVLVLSGRSGVEGLVAALDHGADDYLMKPFSLIELMARIRALRRRSDAPAQQAAAPKSSKIVLNHDQCRVQRDGKNIDLTPREFALLQYMMDNAGKTLSRAMLTQEVWNMPAEANTNIVDVYVKYLRDKLDGDHDEKLIRTVRGMGYLFQTQ from the coding sequence ATGCAGGCAGCGATGGTTGAGCATTCCGGATTGTTGGCACAGTTCCTTCCCATGATGAACCAGGACTTCAACTTCGCCCCCCGTGCGACTGAAGAGACCGCCTCAGCGGCCTACCGTGTCCTGATCATGGAGAGCAGTGCCTCGCTGGCCAAGCTCCTTGCAACCGGTCTCACCGCCGAGTCCCTCGCGGTAGACGTCACCCACGACGTCGCCTCTGCAGCCCGCCTCCTCGAGTCGCGCGCCTATAACCTCATGATCATGGATATGGATCCGCCGGATGCAGACGGCGTCAACCTCCTCCAGACCATCCGCACCACCCGCCCTGACCTCCGCGTCCTGGTCCTCAGCGGCCGCTCGGGTGTAGAAGGCCTTGTCGCCGCCCTGGATCACGGAGCGGATGACTACCTTATGAAGCCCTTCTCGCTGATCGAGCTGATGGCGCGTATCCGGGCTCTTCGTCGCCGGTCCGATGCTCCGGCCCAGCAGGCCGCCGCTCCCAAGTCCAGCAAGATCGTGCTCAACCATGACCAGTGCCGGGTACAGCGCGACGGAAAGAACATTGACCTCACGCCCCGCGAGTTCGCCCTGCTGCAGTACATGATGGACAACGCCGGCAAGACCCTCTCCCGCGCCATGTTGACGCAGGAGGTCTGGAACATGCCCGCGGAAGCCAACACGAACATCGTTGATGTCTACGTCAAGTACCTTCGGGACAAGCTCGATGGCGACCACGATGAGAAGCTGATCCGTACCGTCCGCGGCATGGGATACCTCTTCCAGACTCAATAA
- a CDS encoding PilZ domain-containing protein, which produces MRRFLYRLPRFKTELPMDLILGDAVILGVCLNLSESGLRGTFSHPVLAGAEGLLTIYQGEQNVQIHARVYSLKGDEARIRFRFDSEQEQQNIREFLKLVTPSSPKSWWR; this is translated from the coding sequence ATGCGCCGGTTTCTCTACAGACTTCCCCGTTTCAAAACGGAGCTGCCCATGGACCTCATCCTGGGCGATGCCGTCATCCTGGGCGTATGCCTGAACCTCAGCGAGTCCGGCTTGCGCGGAACCTTCTCACACCCTGTATTGGCGGGGGCCGAAGGGCTTCTGACGATCTATCAGGGCGAACAGAACGTCCAGATTCATGCGCGGGTGTATTCCCTGAAAGGCGACGAGGCGAGGATTCGGTTTCGCTTCGACTCCGAGCAGGAGCAGCAAAACATCCGCGAGTTCCTGAAGCTGGTTACGCCTTCCTCGCCAAAGTCGTGGTGGCGCTGA
- a CDS encoding sigma-54 interaction domain-containing protein: protein MRWEVIEAQSGSEALELLHAEKGTDVLLLDPLLPDLLPAEFCGMVRQRYPGIEILTMNANTGHVLVGSSSPTPFASQLAELLYQGTAAVSVKPAVTPTEYLRRSKAGPGLRGMIGDSPVMQNAYALVHMVAPRDTTVLITGESGTGKDLIAQAIHMISPRQKSPFIVVNCAAIPEALLEAELFGYAKGAFTGAMQSRIGRIHAAHGGTLFLDEIGDMPLSLQSKILRFVEQGEVQRLGSNDNLRVDVRVVAATNAALPTMVKDKLFREDLYYRLAVFPIKLAPLRDRQQDVTSLAHFFATKFCPGVTVTARAIEALYKHDWPGNVRELRNVIERASILAGTEREITAKEILL, encoded by the coding sequence ATGCGCTGGGAAGTTATCGAAGCGCAAAGTGGTTCTGAAGCCCTGGAGTTACTGCACGCGGAGAAGGGGACAGATGTTCTGCTCCTTGATCCTCTCTTGCCGGACCTTCTGCCCGCTGAGTTTTGCGGCATGGTTCGCCAGCGTTATCCCGGAATAGAAATACTTACAATGAACGCGAACACGGGCCATGTCCTGGTTGGCAGTTCATCCCCCACCCCATTTGCGTCGCAGTTAGCGGAGTTACTCTATCAGGGGACAGCAGCAGTCTCTGTGAAGCCTGCCGTCACGCCGACCGAATACTTGCGAAGGTCCAAAGCAGGTCCAGGCCTGCGCGGCATGATCGGCGATTCACCCGTCATGCAGAACGCATACGCGCTCGTTCACATGGTTGCTCCCCGTGACACCACCGTCCTGATCACCGGGGAAAGCGGCACTGGCAAAGATCTGATCGCACAGGCGATTCATATGATCAGCCCACGTCAGAAGTCGCCGTTCATCGTGGTGAATTGCGCCGCAATTCCTGAAGCGCTGCTTGAGGCGGAGCTCTTCGGTTATGCCAAAGGAGCCTTTACCGGAGCAATGCAATCCCGCATCGGCCGCATCCACGCCGCACACGGTGGAACCTTGTTCCTTGACGAGATCGGCGACATGCCTTTATCGCTGCAAAGCAAGATCCTCCGCTTCGTCGAGCAGGGTGAAGTACAAAGACTCGGCAGCAACGATAACCTCAGGGTAGACGTCCGCGTTGTCGCGGCGACCAATGCGGCTTTGCCTACCATGGTCAAAGATAAGTTATTTCGGGAAGACCTCTACTATCGTCTGGCCGTCTTTCCCATCAAACTCGCGCCGCTCCGTGATCGGCAGCAGGATGTCACAAGCCTCGCGCATTTCTTCGCTACTAAGTTCTGTCCCGGAGTCACAGTAACTGCGCGGGCGATTGAAGCGCTCTATAAACATGACTGGCCCGGTAACGTCCGTGAGCTTAGAAATGTAATTGAGCGCGCCAGCATCCTTGCAGGGACCGAACGCGAGATAACTGCAAAGGAAATCCTCCTCTAG
- a CDS encoding flagellar motor protein MotB, whose amino-acid sequence MADELQPIIVIKKKGAHGGHHGGAWKVAYADFVTAMMSLFIVLWLMSSTSKQTQEEIAGYFNDPKGTSTKHGTEGKESKKEEKESKKDDLAALKKDLMRAIEKIDSLNRLKKQIEMTVTEEGLRIELVEDAKGTFFETGSSKPTPALEEILKVLSEQLKSLPNSISIEGHTDAQPYATATVYGNWELSTDRANVARREMQENGIRTDQVSQVRGFADQRLHVPEKPLDASNRRISLVVQNFALRKPDSKGLTKTDLTKTNVAEAKPEAAPEAKPDQPKAEEAKPTAMALPPVAAKSPVGLLGRMKGIFK is encoded by the coding sequence ATGGCAGACGAACTCCAACCAATCATCGTCATCAAGAAGAAAGGTGCCCACGGCGGCCACCACGGCGGAGCCTGGAAGGTCGCCTACGCAGACTTCGTCACCGCCATGATGTCGCTCTTCATCGTTCTCTGGCTCATGAGCTCCACCTCCAAGCAGACCCAGGAGGAGATCGCCGGCTACTTCAACGACCCCAAGGGCACCTCCACCAAGCACGGCACCGAAGGCAAGGAATCGAAGAAGGAAGAAAAAGAGAGCAAGAAGGACGATCTGGCCGCCCTGAAGAAGGACCTGATGCGCGCGATCGAGAAGATCGACAGCCTCAACCGCCTCAAGAAGCAGATCGAGATGACCGTCACCGAGGAGGGTCTCCGCATCGAACTCGTCGAAGACGCCAAGGGCACCTTCTTCGAGACCGGCAGCTCAAAGCCCACTCCCGCTCTCGAAGAGATCCTGAAGGTTCTCTCCGAACAGCTTAAGAGCCTACCCAACAGCATCTCGATTGAAGGCCACACCGACGCCCAGCCCTACGCCACCGCAACCGTCTACGGAAACTGGGAGCTCTCGACCGACCGTGCCAACGTAGCCCGGCGTGAGATGCAGGAGAACGGCATCCGGACCGACCAGGTCTCCCAGGTCCGCGGCTTTGCCGACCAACGCCTCCACGTACCGGAAAAGCCCCTGGATGCCTCGAACCGCAGGATCTCGCTTGTAGTCCAGAACTTCGCGCTCAGGAAGCCTGACTCGAAGGGCCTGACTAAGACAGATCTGACCAAGACAAACGTCGCAGAAGCCAAGCCCGAGGCAGCTCCGGAGGCCAAACCGGACCAGCCAAAGGCTGAGGAGGCCAAGCCCACTGCCATGGCGTTACCGCCGGTAGCCGCCAAGTCCCCGGTAGGCCTACTCGGCCGTATGAAAGGAATCTTTAAGTAA
- the motA gene encoding flagellar motor stator protein MotA: protein MISIIGIIVVFGAVIGGFMMEKGQLAVLVQPAELVTIGGAALGTLLVANPMHILKGIASGLMGVIGGSPFTKQRYLDTLKMMFDLFSKARKDGMVAIEADVEGADKSPIFTAYPKFMKDHHAVDFVCDTMRMAITGGVLPFDVDQMMELDMDTHHHSSSLPTTALNTVADALPGLGIVAAVLGIVITMGALGGPPEEIGHKVAAALVGTFLGILLCYGVLGPLASFMGKMNEEEHAYYHILRVVMLAFIKGTSPILAVELARRAIPAHLRPSFSEVEKACRNKSAAPAAA, encoded by the coding sequence ATGATTTCTATTATCGGAATAATTGTTGTCTTCGGCGCTGTGATCGGCGGATTCATGATGGAAAAAGGACAGCTCGCTGTCCTCGTCCAGCCCGCCGAACTCGTCACCATTGGGGGTGCCGCACTCGGCACCCTCCTCGTTGCCAACCCAATGCACATCTTGAAGGGAATCGCCTCCGGCCTCATGGGTGTGATCGGTGGCTCTCCCTTCACAAAGCAGCGCTACCTCGACACCCTGAAGATGATGTTCGATCTCTTCAGCAAGGCCCGCAAAGACGGCATGGTTGCCATCGAAGCCGACGTTGAAGGTGCCGACAAGAGCCCCATCTTCACCGCATACCCCAAATTCATGAAGGACCACCACGCCGTGGACTTCGTCTGCGACACCATGCGCATGGCCATCACCGGCGGCGTCCTGCCCTTCGACGTGGACCAGATGATGGAACTCGACATGGACACGCACCACCACTCCTCGTCGCTCCCCACCACCGCCCTCAACACCGTAGCCGACGCACTCCCCGGCCTCGGCATCGTAGCCGCCGTCCTCGGCATCGTCATCACCATGGGAGCCTTGGGTGGCCCCCCGGAAGAGATCGGCCACAAAGTAGCCGCCGCCCTCGTCGGAACCTTTCTCGGAATTCTCCTCTGCTACGGAGTCCTCGGACCGCTCGCCTCTTTCATGGGCAAGATGAACGAAGAGGAGCATGCCTACTACCACATCCTCCGCGTCGTCATGCTCGCCTTCATCAAGGGCACCAGCCCCATTCTGGCAGTCGAGCTCGCCCGCCGCGCCATCCCCGCCCACCTCCGCCCCAGCTTCTCGGAGGTCGAAAAGGCCTGCCGCAACAAGTCCGCCGCACCCGCCGCCGCTTAG
- a CDS encoding sugar MFS transporter, protein MAMTTNVSAPGIGSERTKTDLRAMSIATALFFLWGFLTSLNDILIPHLKGIFELSYAQALLVQFAFFSAYFVFALPSGKLVDWRGYKQTMVIGLVVMACGALLFLPASTAASFALFLTALVVLAAGITCLQVSANPYVTSLGPENTAASRLNFSQAFNSLGTFLAPLAGGALILGGTQMAPDKLHSLAAAARQAYRAEQASSVRLPYLGIALALLALAAALGLLKLPSASTNEYTQDFRPGELNEDKGSIWGHKWLLLGAMGIFVYVGAEVSIGSFLVNYFGLPQIMSMSEQTAAKYVSLYWLGAMIGRFIGSALLQKLRTGMVLGSAAMMACLLVLVSMATHGPTAMWAIISVGLFNSVMFPSIFTLGLANLGALTSKGSSLMVCAIVGGALLPLFEGFLADRVGVQHAFIVPVLCYVFIAFFGFSARNLMTSTEKVSA, encoded by the coding sequence ATGGCAATGACGACGAATGTGAGCGCACCGGGGATCGGCAGCGAGAGAACGAAGACCGATTTGCGGGCGATGTCGATTGCCACGGCACTGTTTTTTCTTTGGGGATTTCTTACGAGTTTGAACGACATCCTGATTCCGCACCTGAAGGGGATCTTCGAGCTGAGCTACGCGCAGGCGCTACTGGTGCAGTTCGCGTTCTTCTCCGCTTATTTTGTGTTTGCGCTGCCGTCCGGCAAGCTGGTGGACTGGCGCGGGTATAAGCAGACGATGGTGATCGGGCTGGTGGTGATGGCGTGCGGAGCGCTGCTGTTTTTACCGGCTTCGACCGCAGCGAGCTTTGCGCTCTTTCTGACGGCGCTGGTGGTGCTGGCGGCGGGGATTACTTGTCTGCAGGTTTCGGCGAATCCTTACGTGACGAGCCTGGGACCGGAGAATACGGCGGCGAGCCGGTTGAATTTCTCGCAGGCGTTCAACTCGCTGGGGACGTTTCTGGCTCCGCTGGCCGGGGGCGCGTTGATTCTGGGTGGGACGCAGATGGCTCCGGATAAGCTTCACTCGCTGGCTGCGGCGGCGCGGCAGGCTTACCGGGCGGAGCAGGCTTCGTCGGTTCGGCTGCCTTACTTGGGGATTGCGTTGGCGCTGCTGGCGTTGGCAGCGGCGCTGGGGCTGCTGAAGCTGCCCTCGGCTTCGACGAATGAGTACACGCAGGACTTCCGGCCCGGGGAGCTGAACGAGGACAAGGGGAGCATCTGGGGGCATAAGTGGCTGCTGCTGGGGGCGATGGGGATCTTTGTTTATGTGGGGGCGGAGGTTTCGATTGGGAGCTTCCTGGTGAACTACTTTGGGCTGCCGCAGATTATGAGCATGAGCGAGCAGACCGCGGCCAAGTATGTCAGCTTGTACTGGCTGGGGGCTATGATCGGGCGGTTCATCGGGTCTGCGCTGCTGCAGAAGCTGCGGACCGGGATGGTGCTGGGGTCGGCGGCGATGATGGCTTGTTTGTTGGTGCTGGTCTCGATGGCGACGCATGGGCCGACGGCGATGTGGGCGATTATTTCTGTGGGACTGTTCAACTCCGTCATGTTCCCGAGCATCTTTACGCTGGGGCTGGCTAACCTGGGGGCGCTCACGAGTAAGGGGTCGAGCCTGATGGTTTGTGCGATTGTGGGCGGGGCGCTGCTGCCGCTGTTCGAAGGCTTTCTGGCGGACCGGGTGGGCGTGCAGCATGCGTTTATCGTGCCGGTGCTCTGCTATGTGTTTATTGCATTCTTTGGGTTTTCAGCGCGGAATCTGATGACTTCTACGGAGAAGGTTTCGGCTTAG
- a CDS encoding amidohydrolase family protein, producing the protein MACSRRGLVWVVAVLAGVGGVAAGQRVTAPVPAAVTRDLDPGLMKVIDGARAVDNHAHPVLPPPNDKTDREFDALPVDNMEAETDTVAWRTDNPQLPEAWKALWGFDGKVPLDEAGMKGLNAARERVKAAKGTGYAAWVLDEAGVGTMLGNRVAMGPGVMRPRFEWVPYADALLLPLDTSRLAKGSPDKALFYPMEDTLRGKYLKALGMGAVPGTLSEYLAKVVTPTLERQRAGGAVAEKFEVAYLRGFDFTVVTRERAAALYAKGALSAGEYKELQDFLFRYIALECGRLGMAVHLHVMAGGGGYFGVAGADPLLLEPLFNDSALRKTKFVMLHGGWPFVREAGALLQKPNVYLDLSQEALTFSPRTLSGWLREWLETYPEKVMYGTDGYPLSDAMGWEEATWIADRNVRLALGLALTGMLRDGEVTRERAEGIATEVLRGTAAGVYGLR; encoded by the coding sequence TTGGCTTGCTCTCGGCGTGGTTTGGTTTGGGTGGTGGCGGTTCTGGCGGGTGTCGGAGGAGTGGCTGCGGGGCAACGTGTGACTGCTCCGGTGCCGGCGGCGGTTACACGGGATCTCGATCCGGGGCTGATGAAGGTGATTGACGGGGCGAGGGCTGTCGATAACCATGCGCATCCGGTTTTGCCGCCGCCGAACGATAAGACCGACCGTGAGTTCGATGCGCTACCGGTGGACAATATGGAGGCGGAGACCGATACGGTGGCTTGGCGGACGGATAATCCGCAGCTTCCGGAGGCTTGGAAGGCGCTTTGGGGGTTCGACGGGAAGGTGCCGCTGGATGAGGCGGGGATGAAGGGCTTGAACGCCGCCCGGGAGAGGGTGAAGGCGGCTAAGGGGACGGGATATGCGGCCTGGGTGCTCGATGAGGCGGGGGTTGGGACGATGCTGGGGAATCGGGTTGCGATGGGGCCAGGGGTGATGCGGCCGAGGTTTGAGTGGGTGCCTTATGCGGACGCGCTGCTGCTGCCGCTGGATACGAGCAGGTTGGCGAAGGGGTCGCCGGATAAGGCTCTGTTTTATCCGATGGAGGATACGCTGCGGGGTAAGTACCTGAAGGCGCTGGGGATGGGGGCAGTTCCGGGGACGCTGAGTGAGTATCTGGCGAAGGTGGTGACGCCTACGCTGGAGCGGCAGAGGGCCGGCGGGGCGGTGGCGGAGAAGTTTGAGGTGGCTTATCTGCGGGGGTTCGACTTTACGGTGGTGACGCGGGAACGGGCGGCTGCTCTTTACGCGAAGGGAGCGCTGAGCGCGGGTGAGTATAAGGAGTTGCAGGATTTTCTGTTCCGGTACATTGCGCTGGAGTGTGGGCGGTTGGGGATGGCGGTGCATCTCCATGTGATGGCGGGGGGTGGCGGGTACTTTGGGGTGGCGGGGGCCGATCCGCTGCTGCTGGAGCCCTTGTTCAATGATTCTGCGCTGAGGAAAACGAAGTTTGTGATGCTGCATGGGGGTTGGCCGTTTGTGCGGGAGGCCGGGGCTCTACTGCAGAAGCCGAATGTTTACCTCGACTTATCTCAGGAGGCGCTAACCTTTTCTCCACGGACTTTGTCTGGGTGGCTTAGGGAATGGCTGGAGACCTATCCCGAGAAAGTCATGTATGGGACGGATGGGTATCCGCTTTCGGACGCGATGGGGTGGGAGGAGGCTACGTGGATTGCGGATCGGAATGTGAGGCTGGCGCTGGGACTGGCACTGACGGGGATGCTGCGGGATGGAGAGGTGACGCGGGAGCGGGCGGAGGGAATTGCTACTGAAGTGCTTCGGGGGACGGCTGCTGGGGTTTATGGGTTGAGGTAA